The Bombus pascuorum chromosome 4, iyBomPasc1.1, whole genome shotgun sequence genomic interval CAAAGATATAGTGGTGCCAATGAATACCAGTAAGATAAACATTGACGATCTCTTGGTCTGGCTGGTACAATTAGCCACACTAAAAGCTATATGATTCATTAAGGTATTAATAATTGTGAATGTAAAAACATcatgaattttacaaatattaccaATCCAAATGGAGCCCAAAGTGCACcaacgaaaatgaaattaaagtttaaaaatccattataaatataataactgaAAGGTTCTGTTCCATAGATATTTGGCCCATGATTGGTGAAAACATTGTACATTACAATGTTCAATGGTGCTATTACCAATTTCCCGTAATACATTGAATCTATCCATATCATTGGTACTAAAACAACAACACCAGATATGATGAcccatttcataaatttactcCAGTCTTGTTTATGTATTAACATTTCCATTGCAATTGGTAATCTGCAAAGGAtatgaaaaagatttatagCACTGTTAGATTTCTGCTGTTTAAACTACtctaattttacataaaaattatacccAAGTAAAGCAGCAAATGGCCATCCTAATAAAGCTGATATAGCTGTAGCAAAGATTGCTAATTCATACTGACGGCCATACCAAGCTGCTGTTGCAGCAGTACTCAAATACCTGTATAAAAagcatacaaaattaaataatctaattatttcaacatttgtttaaatgatattaatttcatacaaCATACATTGAAAAAGAGGATGGTAGAAATGCAGCACTAGCAATATACATGCCAGAGCTGAGGATAAGAAATACTAATGTTAATCTCCCTATATGAATCCCAAATTCTCTGCATACATTTCTATcagagaaaaatgataaaatgtaattattatcttaatataatgtttattgTTAATGAGTCCATAATATAATTCAacatatacatacttataGAAGTATACTTCAGATAAAGCACAACCCACAGATAATAGACatcttacaaaataaaagactaGAACAGGATTTGGTTCTAGTAAGTAATGATAAAGCTTTGCTGGTACCATATGAAtcaacaaatacatatatgatcTTAATGCATATTGTGGACTATATTCCCATGTTTGTTGACCGGTCCCATAaagcagatagtgactctaagacaaaatgtaataaaaaaataatatatgtttataaaacaaataactcatttattaaaacaaaataatgtaatacaagtaaatttatacaaatcatacaaaattattgaaactaTTAAGAACTATTCCTTACTGGTTCCCAATAGTTATAGGTTTCATCACAATCTGTTATGTGGCTCCAAATAGCAGAACAAAATCTAGCTGATAGAAGCAGCTTGAATGCTGTATCCACACCGGGATATATGAGACCAGTATCAGAGGATTCTTCTGGTCTGAAACACATACCCTTAATTTTTGCTTaagatatgtatttaatttcacATGCATGTTTGCTTCATAATTAGTAGATTTATCATATCCTAAGTAAAGTTTGTTggtgataaattaaatacaaaaataaaataagataattatctattgataattatagaatttctataaaataacatatttatggttcttcattaaaataatttaatatagaatCACAAAAGAAAAGGTTAACCGGCATACAATACATTTAACTTTATTAAACACGAGATAACTAAACAATGttctattcattttttactattaagaaagaaaaaaatattgcgtCTACTTTGAAAATCTTCTGCCATTCAACTTTTTCAGTTCTTTCTTAGAAACAAAAAGCTGACGTTGACGTTGATTCGGCGCCATGATTCCTCAAAGCCTTTTAACttatttaaatgtttgttAAACTATACCAGTctattgatatttttgttgATGTTAAAATCAATACtagtaaaatgttatatacattttatcaaTAGAAAAAATAGATATCTTCACATAATTAtgattaaataattgtaatttatgtaaatatattataaatatacatatgcagCTTCACATTTACTGTAACTATATTTTTGCTTGAAAATGTGATTCTTATAATGTTTCTAATtctcatatttttcatatttatattataattctcaaaaatattgTCTACTTGtcatgtaataatttatatatatctttctcaTATTCTTATCTCCATAGTAACAAATAACATTGTGTAAAAATGGAGATTAAACCCAGTTATACATTTGTACCTCTTGCACAAAAGAATTTTGTTggaataaatgataaaacgaTTCAGGAATTTCTTTCCAAATGGTAACAATATTAATTGGTATATTATGTGAttgatttatatgtatatacacgcaaaatttaaaagttgATCCTTATCCCAAGAGttgaatataataacaattttatttcaatcttaCAGGGGAATAagaggaaattttattattcaacatTTTACATTCAATGAACCCTTTCAACAATATCATAAATACCATTTGGCTGAAGTTAGTtaattatcatataatatgtttttaacttaattttaaataattctaatctACTATCTACTatcttttaattgttttagGCTTTCTTTCAAGATAATATTGTCACTAAGgaattattaacaaaacaaagaaattgtTGGTTAAAACAaggtaaaaagatatttttctataatatgatattaaatacTGTTAATTTTTGCCACAATTAATAGGCATAGTAGCATCAAGTGTAGAAATAAAGCCAATTCCTTGTTCTGTTCTAAACATGACCTTTTTTAACAAACTAAAGGATCCCAAAAATGGAGTTGTACATAAGTCTGGAATTATTTGCAAAAGATATGAtatggaaatagaaaattttttaatctctgATAATCTTAGAGCGGTATGGAtctttattacaattaatttaataataatatgtacttATCTATAGTAAATTTATAGATGTTATTAGATGAAGAATGTccagaatataatttatattcaaaagaTGAACgcgaagaatttatattttgtatttttcaaatgcTTGTCCTTGGAGGAACATTGTGTCAATATGAGGATGTTTTAAATCCATATTTAGAAGTGACAAAGGCCATTTATAAAGATTTAGTAAGGTTGTATAATACTtgcacaaatattttgttcttaaagtcaataataattatatttcttttattatcttaGAGTACAAACGAATAAAGATGCAGAATTGTCAATTAGTACAATAGTTCTACAAATAGTGGCTAAAGATAACAGAGGACAAGCTTATTTTCCATATGATCCACATCATAAGCAAAACATAGGATTTCTGTTAATTGATGGTACTACTCACGAAATCACAACATTCTTACATCAGTTTGGAGAATATTGTCTTTTACAATgaatgtaaaaagaatttacacatataaaaagagttatattataagaatattttattagtataaaacgttatttattatgtaaatactgaaaatttttattaattcattacaTTGTATTGTgcattatttacattttatattcaacatatacctaatacataatagtttgttgaaatatGCTAACActtagtaatataaaatttagtaataacaaatattttgattatgCAATTCATAAATACTCTTTGGTATCACGTTAGTTGGCActaatcaaattaaataaataacttgGGATACTGTCTGTCTTGCACTGTTTTGTTCTATACTTCATTTTATACCACATTTGAAATCATATAAATGgtagtttatattattttttctacatTATGCTTGAGTTTAATATAACTCTAATCACAGCACCTTTATGATTTGTAGACTTTGTTCTGATGTTTTCTCCAttccatttttaaatacatgtGTAACTTTCTTCAAACACTAACTGTTTAATCCTTACAATAACAGTATTTtcgtaaatgaaataatgaattttctacACATCTTGCCTGAGATCCATACATATTAATCCTACTAACATCTGAAATCTAAAATACAaatctcaatatattttcatttgtatatttttattttttaatagctatattgattaatataatttaattgcaaacTTACTTTGGTTGAAAAAGTGTTTTTCtttatatcataattaataCTGACTTCAAATAAACCAAATCCTGGTTCTGTTTTTACTTTCAACTGATAAGTTTCAGTagttaattttgtttttgcaCTAAAATCTCCCATGAAACCATCTTGATCTCCCGATTTGTAGAATTTCAGTAAATCTACAATTTTACACTTTAACAATAGCAGATCAACATAAgtaagaattataaattgtttacaaTACCTTTATTAGGTATAAGTTTAGCTGCCCACAATatctcttttaatttcaactcTTCACATATGTTGCGATGATTTTCTGTATAAACATTAAGAAATTGGACAAAATACTTGGCTGCAGCAATCACGTTATCATCatcaattgaaatttcttgcCAACTCAGGCATGCACACCAATGTGGTTCTATAAATGCATCTGCACACGTTCTCTCTAATGGTATctgtatcgttatacaatatgattatttatcaatttgtaacatttattgtaagtttatataattatttaaaaaacattaaattagGAAATTAAAGCAGTGACAATTctgttttgtttttctttctcaatttGATATAatgtaaagatatataatagtataatttaaaaaaaaaatgaataaatataaagtattaggttaatttataaaatacctaGTGCAAATTTTTTTCTCTGGGAGCTATTCCTTTTTGAACTTTCTTTACTCATAATACCTGATGAATAGGGATGAAATATAATGATTTTGAGTTTAGGAATCCATTGATTCAAAAGTTATGCGTTTTTAAAGTTTGGTTCTCTTAGTGTACTATATGGTTTACTTTAACCACGCACAAAAGCACGTATATGTTGAAATATTCCCGGTATTTCTCTTATCTCTTGGCAGCAGTTTTCGATTCGTTTTTGTACACTAAACATCTCATAACTCTAAAGATAATACTTTTTCGACCCATGTTTACTGAGATCTTTTACCACTAGACTAAAATTTGGTACTAACTTCTATGAACACCCTGTACAGTCTTACCAATACTAATTTACTCTATTTAATCTATCTACAACTTTTCTACTTTCACGAGATAGTACCTAGTTACgtcgtcatagtatataacaacAAAGACGAACGTTCTGTATATCTAACAGGAATAAGACGAAAAAAGCCATACAGAATTTTGCAACCTTTTACGTATAATAGCTTTTGAACgggaaaatttttaaacttaaaattactttaagGTATTACTTATGGTTTAAGATATTACTTTCAGTAAGTATAGATtccgataaaaaaatatgagatTTCACATAATGGAGTTCATATAATACCCACCTTATCAAATAAACTAATGGCTCTTTGCTGACGATCTCCAATTTTtggtatttcaaaattcaatatgcTTTCTAATGTTTTGTGAACGTCAAACGGTGTCGTTAAATAATgtgtattatgtaaaaaattggCATAAGCTTCTGGATAAACTCTTTTAAACCAAGGAggaaaaacaaatgaaaaaaatggtAATCTTTCCTCTTGTTTACCTTGCAGAGTATTACGAATTTCTGCAAAcctttaaaatgaaatttacaacATTAGTTTTTTTAGATGTACGATCCTATacaacaattaaatttttcatatcacTCAAACCTATGTCCATGATCACTCATCATTATCAAtactgtattatttaaatgaccAAATTCATTTAAGTTCTTTAACCAATTATGTAAATCTTCATCTACTGCACCTATGTCATTATAAGAATCATGTGAAAGTTCTCCATGAAAACCAAATAGAAATTTTGGTTGATGTTTGTAGAcatcaaaaatttctttaatataattcaGCATTACCTAAAAGAATACTAATGATATATAGTTCagtaattgtaatataataaatattaatgagaATTCAAACATACCATATGTCTAGGAATACTTCCAATACAATATTTGTtgtaatatctaaaatatggTGCAGCAGCTAAATAGAATGTTCTCATATAATGATCAGTTGGTTGTTTCTTAAAACCTTTTAGACGATATGTGAAAGTTCCAATATGATGGACATCCTCCATGAATCCTGTTATATAACCATTTTCTTTGTACTGATTCCATATCATAGGATATACATCAACATAGTTTGCCTTTAGTCCCATGCGTTTTCTAGTATCTGGAAGTTCAAGTTCAATCTTTCCAGTAAGTATAGGAATAAGAGCTTGTGGTGTTCCATCACCTACTATATTGTACCCTTCTAGTATTAAAGCTCCTAagtattcttttaaataatgataTGTTTTTGGTAATTTGCGTATAAATGTATTTCTGGATAGAGAATCAAAGCCAAACATAAGTACATTTAGTTTAAGGGCCTTGTTTCCAACATATTCCCATTTACTTTTCTTATTTACTTCAGGATCATCCTTTACTCCGGCCATAATACTGTGCCATCTAAAAAATTgtgtaaagtataaatttaactAATTTGTCAATTgactatttttcttaatatgtTCTTCTTACTTATTTCCATCTTTTGATTCACACTTAATATCAACAAAATCACTATGTTTGAGAACATAGGAATCTTCAGATTCAACAGCAGGTTGAAACAATACATTGTAATCATCATCCCTAAGAATTTCTGTGaacaattgaaataattatgtcTAGTATGTTTAATATGAACATATGTcattcaatttcataaaactaACCACTGAAAGAGCAAATTATGGATCCATGTCTTTTCTTTGCTCTGCTGCTAATAATTAATCTTGAACCATGGAGAATAACCCAATTTTCTGGTGTACATTGCAAAGGTGGAACATCGTGAATAAATTTGGTAATTTCTGGATTAGAAACATTTAATTGAGGTAGTTTGCAAGCCACAACTCCTTCCCTGAAAACATATAGATctctttgcatttttatatttaaaataaagttattctaataaaattatatatattatatgtacccAACATAAGATTGTTCAGATTCCTTAATTAACTGAGATATGTGTATTCTggaataatacaaattacaattaaaaatgatat includes:
- the LOC132906246 gene encoding alpha-1,2-mannosyltransferase ALG9 isoform X1 — its product is MAPNQRQRQLFVSKKELKKLNGRRFSKPEESSDTGLIYPGVDTAFKLLLSARFCSAIWSHITDCDETYNYWEPSHYLLYGTGQQTWEYSPQYALRSYMYLLIHMVPAKLYHYLLEPNPVLVFYFVRCLLSVGCALSEVYFYKNVCREFGIHIGRLTLVFLILSSGMYIASAAFLPSSFSMYLSTAATAAWYGRQYELAIFATAISALLGWPFAALLGLPIAMEMLIHKQDWSKFMKWVIISGVVVLVPMIWIDSMYYGKLVIAPLNIVMYNVFTNHGPNIYGTEPFSYYIYNGFLNFNFIFVGALWAPFGLLLVWLIVPARPRDRQCLSYWYSLAPLYLWFLVFFLQPHKEERFLFPVYPMICLVGGIAVDTVQKLYFFIRTKLSSSHIAYHYLQYTVHITFFAILICGFLGISRSLAIYKGYYAPMEVMIDANKLGLEREIFKDININFCIGKEWHRFPSSFFFPSNNWKLQYLRSEFKGQLPQPFLDHENATGIIQPYFNDMNREEPTRYFSLDKCHFVLDLDIGTDTSLEPNYSRINDNFTIITSSKFLNSARSHRFFRAFYIPFVSHKFCTYGSYNLLQNIKFKSIPLLSKEKIQNFPE
- the LOC132906245 gene encoding uncharacterized protein LOC132906245; amino-acid sequence: MRIMSCYLRRFTITAIFVLLLFCVVQVFRSELGFSDNDLSNLDKLIHISQLIKESEQSYVGEGVVACKLPQLNVSNPEITKFIHDVPPLQCTPENWVILHGSRLIISSRAKKRHGSIICSFSEILRDDDYNVLFQPAVESEDSYVLKHSDFVDIKCESKDGNKWHSIMAGVKDDPEVNKKSKWEYVGNKALKLNVLMFGFDSLSRNTFIRKLPKTYHYLKEYLGALILEGYNIVGDGTPQALIPILTGKIELELPDTRKRMGLKANYVDVYPMIWNQYKENGYITGFMEDVHHIGTFTYRLKGFKKQPTDHYMRTFYLAAAPYFRYYNKYCIGSIPRHMVMLNYIKEIFDVYKHQPKFLFGFHGELSHDSYNDIGAVDEDLHNWLKNLNEFGHLNNTVLIMMSDHGHRFAEIRNTLQGKQEERLPFFSFVFPPWFKRVYPEAYANFLHNTHYLTTPFDVHKTLESILNFEIPKIGDRQQRAISLFDKIPLERTCADAFIEPHWCACLSWQEISIDDDNVIAAAKYFVQFLNVYTENHRNICEELKLKEILWAAKLIPNKDLLKFYKSGDQDGFMGDFSAKTKLTTETYQLKVKTEPGFGLFEVSINYDIKKNTFSTKISDVSRINMYGSQARCVENSLFHLRKYCYCKD
- the LOC132906247 gene encoding cilia- and flagella-associated protein 300-like; translated protein: MEIKPSYTFVPLAQKNFVGINDKTIQEFLSKWGIRGNFIIQHFTFNEPFQQYHKYHLAEAFFQDNIVTKELLTKQRNCWLKQGIVASSVEIKPIPCSVLNMTFFNKLKDPKNGVVHKSGIICKRYDMEIENFLISDNLRAMLLDEECPEYNLYSKDEREEFIFCIFQMLVLGGTLCQYEDVLNPYLEVTKAIYKDLVRVQTNKDAELSISTIVLQIVAKDNRGQAYFPYDPHHKQNIGFLLIDGTTHEITTFLHQFGEYCLLQ
- the LOC132906246 gene encoding alpha-1,2-mannosyltransferase ALG9 isoform X2; its protein translation is MCFRPEESSDTGLIYPGVDTAFKLLLSARFCSAIWSHITDCDETYNYWEPSHYLLYGTGQQTWEYSPQYALRSYMYLLIHMVPAKLYHYLLEPNPVLVFYFVRCLLSVGCALSEVYFYKNVCREFGIHIGRLTLVFLILSSGMYIASAAFLPSSFSMYLSTAATAAWYGRQYELAIFATAISALLGWPFAALLGLPIAMEMLIHKQDWSKFMKWVIISGVVVLVPMIWIDSMYYGKLVIAPLNIVMYNVFTNHGPNIYGTEPFSYYIYNGFLNFNFIFVGALWAPFGLLLVWLIVPARPRDRQCLSYWYSLAPLYLWFLVFFLQPHKEERFLFPVYPMICLVGGIAVDTVQKLYFFIRTKLSSSHIAYHYLQYTVHITFFAILICGFLGISRSLAIYKGYYAPMEVMIDANKLGLEREIFKDININFCIGKEWHRFPSSFFFPSNNWKLQYLRSEFKGQLPQPFLDHENATGIIQPYFNDMNREEPTRYFSLDKCHFVLDLDIGTDTSLEPNYSRINDNFTIITSSKFLNSARSHRFFRAFYIPFVSHKFCTYGSYNLLQNIKFKSIPLLSKEKIQNFPE